The Brasilonema sennae CENA114 genome includes a region encoding these proteins:
- a CDS encoding SDR family NAD(P)-dependent oxidoreductase, whose amino-acid sequence MNRVQDKVAIVTGAARGIGGATALLLAKEGAKVAVTDILADEGKTLVQEIHSHGSEADYWHLDVSQETQVKQVFAEVYRKWGKIDILVNNAGIAGINKPTHEISEEEWNTVMAINTNGVFLCTKHAIAYMLNTGGGSIINLSSIAGLVGSRGYPPYHAAKGAVRLMTKANAIQYAKNNIRFNSIHPGLIWTAIVEEPLKKTENPTEVLKDYEKRIPAGRLGKPDDIAYGILYLASDESKYMTGAELVIDGGYTAQ is encoded by the coding sequence ATGAATCGAGTCCAAGATAAAGTTGCAATTGTTACAGGCGCAGCACGAGGTATTGGTGGAGCAACAGCTCTACTTTTAGCAAAAGAAGGAGCCAAGGTTGCTGTCACAGATATTCTTGCGGATGAAGGTAAAACATTAGTACAAGAAATTCATAGTCATGGCTCAGAAGCTGATTACTGGCATTTAGACGTTTCCCAGGAAACTCAGGTCAAGCAAGTATTTGCTGAAGTTTACCGCAAGTGGGGAAAAATCGATATTTTAGTCAATAATGCCGGAATCGCTGGTATCAATAAACCCACTCATGAGATTTCTGAAGAAGAATGGAACACAGTGATGGCAATTAATACAAATGGGGTTTTTCTTTGTACTAAACACGCGATCGCTTATATGCTAAACACTGGTGGTGGTAGCATTATCAATCTGTCCTCAATTGCCGGGCTGGTTGGTTCACGTGGTTATCCACCCTATCATGCAGCTAAAGGTGCAGTACGTTTGATGACTAAAGCGAATGCAATACAATATGCAAAAAATAATATTCGCTTTAATTCTATTCATCCCGGCTTAATTTGGACAGCGATAGTAGAAGAACCTTTAAAAAAAACAGAAAACCCCACAGAAGTTTTGAAAGACTACGAAAAGCGAATCCCCGCAGGACGTCTAGGCAAACCAGATGATATTGCTTATGGAATACTTTACCTGGCTTCTGATGAGTCAAAGTATATGACAGGAGCGGAATTAGTCATTGATGGTGGCTATACAGCCCAGTAG
- a CDS encoding GMC family oxidoreductase, with translation MKSGTSFQDKVHSEYDYIVIGAGSAGCVVANRMSQNSDTTVLLLEAGNPDTKPEIHIPAEVGSLQGSEVDWGYISEPEPYLNHRKMFCPRGKVLGGSSSINLMIYIRGNPHDYDHWESLGNPGWSYQHVLPYFKKSENQQRGADAYHGVDGELSVTDLISPGVVSQRFVDACVELGYDHNPDFNGMQQSGAGLYQSTIKDGKRHSTAAAFLVPIRQRPNLTITTGALVTRLLFEGTSAVGVEYLHEGMLHQVRVNQEVILSAGAFDSPKLLLLSGIGDAEYLQGLGISVVADLPGVGQNLQDHLIVPVAQQTTQEIHPAITSNVSEAGLFFHSEGNLEAPPDVQFFFGPDIFVPPGYDRPDWGFTGVVSLTHFQNIGSVSLRSSDPKDPPVIRMNYLQSEADVRKLVAGIRLMRQLFQSRAFDEFGGKEVAPGAGVQNDAALEAYIRETCSTGHHQTGTCKMGTDPMAVVDSELRVHGVKGLRVADASIMPTLVRGNTNAPIIMIGEKAADFIKAAGGIS, from the coding sequence ATGAAGTCCGGCACAAGTTTCCAGGATAAAGTTCATTCTGAGTATGACTACATTGTTATTGGTGCAGGTTCGGCCGGCTGCGTTGTTGCCAACCGAATGTCACAAAACAGCGACACAACCGTGTTACTCCTTGAAGCAGGCAACCCGGATACGAAACCGGAGATTCATATTCCGGCAGAAGTCGGCAGTCTACAAGGCTCCGAGGTGGACTGGGGCTATATCTCAGAACCAGAGCCGTACTTGAATCATCGCAAAATGTTTTGTCCCCGTGGCAAAGTTTTGGGCGGCAGCAGTTCAATTAATCTCATGATTTATATCCGGGGCAATCCTCACGATTATGACCACTGGGAATCGCTAGGAAATCCCGGCTGGTCGTACCAGCACGTTTTACCCTATTTTAAGAAATCTGAGAACCAGCAACGCGGTGCCGATGCTTACCACGGGGTTGATGGTGAGTTGAGCGTCACTGATTTGATTTCCCCTGGTGTAGTATCCCAACGCTTTGTCGATGCCTGTGTGGAACTGGGGTATGACCACAATCCTGATTTCAACGGGATGCAGCAGTCAGGGGCCGGACTCTATCAGTCAACAATCAAAGATGGTAAACGGCACAGTACCGCCGCTGCCTTCCTGGTGCCGATTCGCCAGCGTCCTAATTTGACGATAACGACAGGCGCGTTGGTGACTCGCTTGTTGTTTGAGGGAACCAGCGCTGTTGGAGTGGAATATCTGCACGAGGGAATGCTGCATCAGGTCAGGGTTAACCAGGAAGTCATTTTAAGTGCGGGCGCGTTCGATTCACCCAAGCTGCTGCTGCTTTCCGGCATTGGCGATGCAGAATACCTGCAAGGGCTGGGAATTTCTGTCGTGGCTGATTTGCCAGGGGTCGGTCAAAACCTGCAAGACCACCTTATCGTTCCGGTAGCCCAACAGACGACTCAAGAAATACACCCTGCCATCACCAGCAATGTGTCTGAAGCCGGACTGTTCTTCCATAGCGAGGGCAACCTGGAGGCTCCACCCGATGTCCAGTTCTTCTTCGGTCCTGATATATTTGTACCGCCTGGCTATGACCGTCCTGATTGGGGATTCACGGGTGTAGTCTCTTTGACTCATTTCCAAAACATTGGCAGTGTCAGTTTGCGCTCATCTGACCCCAAAGACCCTCCAGTCATACGGATGAACTATCTGCAAAGTGAAGCTGATGTGCGAAAGCTCGTTGCTGGGATTCGATTAATGCGGCAATTGTTTCAGTCCCGTGCTTTTGATGAGTTTGGCGGTAAGGAAGTTGCTCCGGGTGCTGGTGTTCAGAACGATGCAGCACTGGAAGCCTACATCCGGGAAACTTGCAGTACGGGACATCATCAGACTGGCACTTGCAAAATGGGCACTGACCCAATGGCAGTGGTAGACTCCGAACTGCGAGTACATGGGGTTAAGGGATTGCGGGTTGCGGATGCATCGATCATGCCAACTCTGGTCAGGGGCAACACAAACGCGCCCATCATTATGATTGGCGAAAAAGCAGCTGATTTCATTAAAGCCGCAGGTGGCATTTCATAG
- a CDS encoding cytochrome P450, producing the protein MPTLQLPDGPQTHPLIQTLQWLTNPLEYMEACTQRYGDIFTLRIGPVFKPQVFISNPQAIQQIFTTDPKLLDSGEPAGIKSPLLGQQSMLALEGKPHRRQRKLLTPPFHGERMLAYGELITDITKQVTSQWQVGEPFSVLPSMQAISFQVILKAVFGLQDNPRYEKLKELLIERLNPSRPLLRAILLFLPSLQRDLGPWSPWGRLMRQQQQMDELIYAEIRERKEQLDTSRTDILSLMISARDEQGQPMTDVELRDELMTLLFAGHETTATSLAWALYWIHRLPEVHKKLLQELDRLSENPDTNAILRSPYLNAVCSETLRLYPVVSTALNRLVKSPLDIMGYQLEPGTLLIPSIYLTHHREDLYPNPKQFKPERFLEHQFAPSEYLPFGGGNRRCIGMAFALFEMKLVLATVLSRVQMELADSKPVQPVRKGLLSGPEGGVRMVVTGRRSQNERILETTSSSV; encoded by the coding sequence ATGCCTACTCTTCAACTGCCTGACGGTCCTCAAACTCACCCTTTGATACAGACGCTTCAATGGCTGACTAACCCCTTAGAATACATGGAAGCTTGTACTCAACGCTATGGTGATATCTTCACTCTCAGGATTGGTCCAGTTTTTAAGCCACAAGTATTTATAAGTAACCCCCAAGCGATTCAACAGATTTTTACCACTGACCCAAAACTATTGGACTCGGGTGAACCAGCGGGTATTAAATCACCTTTATTGGGGCAGCAATCAATGCTGGCGCTAGAAGGCAAGCCTCACCGGCGACAACGAAAATTGTTGACACCCCCCTTTCATGGAGAAAGGATGTTAGCTTATGGTGAGCTAATCACCGATATTACTAAGCAAGTGACGAGTCAGTGGCAGGTCGGCGAACCCTTTTCTGTCCTACCGTCCATGCAAGCAATTTCCTTCCAAGTGATTTTAAAAGCAGTCTTTGGTCTCCAGGATAACCCCCGTTATGAAAAATTAAAGGAACTCCTCATAGAGAGGTTAAATCCGAGCAGACCTCTTTTGAGAGCAATCCTGCTTTTTTTGCCGTCACTGCAACGAGATTTAGGTCCTTGGAGTCCGTGGGGGCGCTTGATGCGGCAACAGCAGCAAATGGATGAACTCATCTACGCTGAAATTCGGGAACGCAAAGAGCAACTGGATACATCTCGGACTGATATCCTGTCTTTGATGATATCTGCTCGTGATGAACAAGGTCAGCCGATGACAGATGTAGAGTTGCGCGATGAGTTGATGACGCTCTTGTTCGCAGGTCACGAGACAACAGCAACTTCCTTAGCTTGGGCATTATATTGGATTCACCGTCTGCCAGAGGTGCATAAAAAACTGCTGCAAGAGTTGGATCGCTTAAGTGAAAATCCTGATACGAATGCTATTTTGCGATCACCTTATTTAAATGCAGTTTGTTCTGAAACACTACGTCTTTACCCAGTAGTTTCGACGGCATTAAATCGACTGGTGAAATCACCGCTAGACATCATGGGCTATCAGTTAGAGCCTGGTACTCTGCTGATTCCATCTATTTATCTAACCCATCATCGCGAAGATTTATATCCCAATCCAAAGCAGTTTAAACCTGAGCGTTTTCTGGAACATCAATTTGCTCCTTCTGAGTATTTACCCTTCGGTGGCGGTAACCGTCGCTGTATTGGTATGGCATTTGCCTTATTTGAGATGAAACTGGTTTTGGCGACAGTTTTGTCGCGCGTTCAGATGGAACTCGCTGATAGCAAACCAGTGCAGCCAGTACGTAAGGGACTTCTGTCAGGACCAGAAGGGGGTGTGCGGATGGTGGTAACGGGGAGGCGCTCTCAAAATGAGCGTATTTTGGAGACTACTTCTAGTTCAGTTTGA
- a CDS encoding tetratricopeptide repeat protein: MMRLIIIFLSLLLVFGWGEVAIAETKSPNFTAEQLQQGDELANKAIAATNKGDFGTAERYWTQILEQFPDNPAVWSNRGNSRVSQNKLQEALADYNKAVELAPNVTDPYLNRGTALEGLGKWDEAIADYNHVLELDPKDAMAYNNRGNAYAGLRKWQEAIADYKKSNEIAPNFAFARANYVLALYETGKVDEAIREMRNILRKYPNFADVRAAITAAYWQKGKQGEAESNWVSAVGLDARYKDIDWVTNVRRWPPSMVTALDKFLTLK; the protein is encoded by the coding sequence ATGATGAGACTAATTATTATTTTTCTAAGTCTGTTGCTGGTGTTTGGGTGGGGTGAGGTTGCCATAGCAGAAACAAAATCCCCCAATTTCACTGCAGAACAGTTACAGCAAGGCGATGAGTTAGCGAATAAGGCAATTGCCGCTACTAATAAAGGTGATTTTGGCACGGCGGAACGGTACTGGACGCAAATTCTTGAGCAATTTCCCGATAATCCAGCGGTTTGGAGTAATCGAGGAAATTCTAGGGTTAGTCAAAATAAGTTGCAAGAAGCACTCGCAGATTATAATAAGGCGGTAGAATTAGCTCCGAATGTAACTGACCCCTACTTGAATCGTGGTACGGCGTTGGAAGGTCTGGGAAAATGGGATGAGGCGATCGCAGATTATAATCACGTTCTAGAACTTGACCCCAAAGATGCAATGGCATATAACAATCGAGGAAATGCCTATGCTGGTTTGAGGAAGTGGCAAGAGGCGATCGCCGACTACAAAAAATCCAACGAAATTGCCCCGAATTTTGCCTTTGCCCGTGCGAACTATGTTCTTGCCCTTTATGAAACTGGTAAAGTAGACGAAGCAATTCGGGAAATGCGGAACATTCTCCGTAAATATCCTAACTTTGCAGATGTACGTGCTGCTATTACTGCAGCCTACTGGCAAAAGGGAAAACAAGGTGAAGCGGAGAGTAACTGGGTGTCAGCAGTTGGACTGGATGCGCGTTACAAGGATATCGACTGGGTGACGAATGTTCGGCGATGGCCTCCTAGTATGGTGACGGCTTTGGATAAATTTTTGACACTCAAGTAA
- a CDS encoding cytochrome P450, whose amino-acid sequence MKLPDGPKTPPWLQLLQWIADPLGYMETSFQRYGDFFTARWGNLYPKAVFISNPQAIQEIFTADPKLFDSGRGNGLGKVVVGEHSILLLDGSSHQRRRRLLTPPFHGERMQAYGDLICTLAKQVSSQWTIGKPFSVRKSMQEISLRVILQAVFGLNEGPRYEELRQLLAEMMDMTVSPLRASMLFFKFLQKDLGAWSPWGSFRRRQQQIDRLLYAEIQDRRRQNDLERSDILSLMISARDEQDQQMTDEELHDELITLLLAGHETTASSLCWALYWIHYQPQVRDKLLQELNSLGADPDPTDIVRLPYLTAVCQETLRIYPPLFLTWPRILKAPLKLGDYHFDTDTVLLPCIYLTHQREDLYPEPKQFKPERFLKRQYSPFEFFVFGGSNRRCVGAALAMFEMKLVVATIVSNYQLALTDSQPVKPQRRGFFLAPAAGFKMMITGRRVRQEQPSQPVGSSI is encoded by the coding sequence ATCAAATTACCTGATGGACCAAAAACTCCGCCTTGGTTGCAGCTATTACAGTGGATTGCTGACCCTTTAGGTTATATGGAAACGTCTTTCCAACGCTACGGAGATTTCTTCACCGCCCGTTGGGGAAATCTTTACCCCAAAGCGGTGTTCATCAGTAATCCGCAAGCAATTCAAGAAATTTTCACCGCTGATCCTAAACTGTTTGACTCTGGTCGAGGGAATGGGCTGGGAAAAGTCGTCGTAGGAGAACACTCTATACTTTTGTTGGATGGATCTAGCCACCAGCGTCGGCGACGCCTTTTAACCCCCCCTTTTCATGGTGAACGGATGCAAGCATATGGCGATTTGATTTGCACCCTCGCCAAACAAGTCAGCAGTCAGTGGACAATAGGCAAGCCCTTTTCTGTCCGGAAATCCATGCAAGAAATTAGTTTGCGCGTCATCTTGCAAGCTGTTTTTGGTCTCAATGAAGGACCGCGTTATGAGGAACTCAGACAACTGCTAGCAGAAATGATGGATATGACAGTCTCTCCTTTGCGGGCGTCTATGCTGTTCTTTAAGTTCTTGCAAAAGGATTTAGGGGCTTGGAGTCCGTGGGGAAGCTTTCGGCGTCGCCAGCAGCAAATTGATCGGCTACTCTACGCCGAAATTCAAGACAGGCGTAGACAAAACGACCTTGAACGCAGTGACATCCTCTCCTTAATGATTTCAGCTCGCGATGAGCAGGATCAGCAGATGACAGATGAAGAGTTGCACGATGAACTCATAACTCTGCTGTTAGCTGGTCACGAAACAACAGCCAGTTCTTTATGCTGGGCTTTATACTGGATTCACTATCAGCCCCAGGTACGGGACAAGCTACTGCAAGAACTCAATAGCCTTGGTGCAGATCCAGACCCCACAGACATTGTTCGTCTGCCATATCTGACTGCTGTGTGTCAAGAAACACTGCGTATTTATCCGCCATTATTCTTGACTTGGCCCCGGATTTTGAAAGCTCCTTTAAAGCTGGGAGACTATCACTTTGATACTGATACCGTACTGCTTCCTTGTATTTATCTGACTCACCAACGAGAGGATCTTTATCCAGAACCAAAACAGTTTAAACCGGAACGATTTTTAAAGCGGCAATACTCTCCATTTGAGTTTTTTGTTTTTGGTGGAAGCAATCGTCGCTGTGTTGGTGCGGCATTGGCTATGTTTGAAATGAAACTGGTAGTGGCGACAATCGTATCAAATTATCAATTAGCGCTGACTGATAGCCAACCAGTGAAACCACAGCGCCGAGGTTTCTTTCTCGCCCCTGCGGCTGGGTTCAAGATGATGATAACGGGCAGGCGCGTGCGTCAAGAGCAACCTAGTCAGCCTGTTGGCAGTTCAATTTAG
- the ruvB gene encoding Holliday junction branch migration DNA helicase RuvB — MAIISSKKQPQEPNKEPKQRREVAKAPPKENLLQPEAAVDEGKQEESIRPQRFADYIGQKDLKDVLDIAIKAAKSRGEVLDHLLLYGPPGLGKTTMAMILASEMGVNCKITSAPALERPRDIVGLLVNLKPGDVLFIDEIHRLSRMSEEILYPAMEDYRLDITIGKGSSTKTRSLPLSKFTLVGATTRAGALSSPLRDRFGLIQKLRFYEVDELSKIVLRSAQLLQTNITDDGAAEVARRSRGTPRIANRLLKRVRDYAQVKSFNEVNEQVAAEALQLFQVDPCGLDWTDRRMLSVIIEQFNGGPVGLETIAAATGEDTQTIEEVYEPYLMQIGYLSRTTRGRVATPTAYKHLGFKPPNEQLSLLP, encoded by the coding sequence ATGGCGATTATCTCCTCAAAAAAACAGCCCCAAGAACCCAACAAAGAACCAAAGCAGCGGCGTGAGGTGGCGAAAGCGCCTCCTAAAGAGAATCTTTTGCAACCCGAAGCAGCTGTTGATGAAGGTAAGCAAGAAGAAAGTATACGCCCACAACGATTTGCGGACTATATCGGACAAAAAGATTTAAAGGACGTCCTAGATATTGCCATAAAAGCAGCCAAGTCTCGGGGTGAGGTGCTAGATCATCTACTGTTGTATGGTCCTCCAGGATTGGGGAAAACCACAATGGCTATGATACTGGCGTCTGAGATGGGAGTAAATTGCAAAATTACGAGTGCGCCAGCTTTAGAACGTCCCAGAGATATTGTTGGGCTATTGGTGAATCTCAAGCCAGGAGATGTTTTGTTTATTGATGAAATTCATCGTTTGTCGCGGATGAGCGAAGAAATTTTATACCCAGCGATGGAGGATTATCGCTTAGATATTACGATTGGTAAGGGTTCTAGCACCAAGACTCGCAGCTTACCACTATCAAAGTTTACCTTGGTTGGGGCAACAACTCGTGCCGGGGCGTTGAGTTCACCGTTGCGCGATCGCTTTGGCTTAATTCAAAAACTGAGATTTTATGAAGTTGATGAACTGAGTAAAATTGTCTTACGCAGCGCTCAATTACTCCAAACGAATATCACTGACGATGGTGCCGCAGAAGTTGCCCGTCGTTCGCGGGGAACACCACGTATTGCTAATAGATTACTAAAACGAGTCCGTGATTATGCGCAAGTCAAATCATTCAATGAGGTGAATGAACAAGTTGCAGCAGAAGCATTGCAACTATTTCAAGTTGATCCTTGCGGTTTAGATTGGACAGACCGTCGGATGTTGAGTGTGATTATTGAACAGTTTAATGGTGGTCCGGTGGGATTGGAAACCATCGCTGCAGCAACGGGTGAGGATACACAAACTATTGAGGAAGTGTATGAACCATATCTGATGCAGATTGGCTATTTAAGCCGGACGACCCGTGGTAGAGTGGCGACACCCACAGCTTACAAGCATTTAGGTTTTAAACCTCCAAATGAACAGTTGTCATTATTGCCGTAA
- a CDS encoding AMP-binding protein, which produces MKFSNLVDLLHYRSQNQPDQKTYTFLQDGETISSSLTYQELELQARAIAAYLQSINATGERVLLLYPPGLEFIAGFFGCLYAGAIAIPAYPPRPNQSLSRLEAIATDAEVKVAFTTSSLLVYLESRFDENPELARRMHLLATDNIASDLGADWQKPTLSSDTLAFLQYTSGSTGTPKGVMIAHSNLMHNLAMSHKSGELTSNSRTVTWLPFGHNTGLIVGVIQPVYSDFPVTIMSPLDFLQKPLRWLMAISRYKATQSLAPNFAYDMACFQTTAEQRAMLDLSSWELAVSGAEPVRAETIERFVATFTQCGFRREAFNPGYGMAESVVGISLGLKKQPAVIQNIEKAAFEQNRVVVAVGESESTQKIVGCGRTWLDQKILIVNPESLIQCPPEEVGEIWVSSPSVAQGYWNRPDATKETFHGYLADTNEGPFLRTGDLGFLLDKELFVTGRLKDLIIIRGRNHYPQDIEFTVEKSHPALQPSCSAAFSVEVESEERLVIACEVKQTYLEKLNVDQVVAAIRQAVSQQHDLQVYAVLLLNTGSIPKTGSNKIQRHACRVGFLDGSLDVVASSIHKEFNVIERQVFPERKALLDTSPEKRQGLLKSHLQNLISKILTVDPSQLDWQQPLTSMGLDSLMVIELTNLLEQSLGCSLGSTVIFDYPTVEALVDYLVKKVLSSEPSESSQAELPQDDKPEALSYSALVAIQSGGSKPPFFCVPGSVGTTFYLHTLALHLGQDQPFYGLQALGLDDEAQPYTKIEEIAAHYIEALQSIQPQGPYFLGGHSFGGKVAFEISQQLLSSGHQVALLAVLDIPAPLPNQPIRVDWDDIQCMVELASLFGRLLGKKLEVSYNDLALLAPDEQVNYVVEQLKIVNVLPSEAGTKQVRGLVKVLKANLQAMANYMPQEVYPTRIAFFRANEVHPWDAATWLSDEVLRDSTFGWSQLSIEAVDIHFVPGDHVTMMVEPHVQILAERLRVSLERAQAHVLANEVPAS; this is translated from the coding sequence ATGAAATTTTCTAATTTAGTAGACTTGCTGCACTATCGCTCGCAAAATCAGCCTGACCAAAAAACTTATACTTTTCTCCAAGATGGTGAAACAATAAGCAGCAGTCTGACTTATCAGGAATTAGAACTACAAGCACGGGCGATCGCCGCCTATCTTCAGTCCATAAATGCTACAGGCGAACGAGTGTTGTTACTGTACCCACCTGGTCTGGAATTCATTGCCGGTTTCTTTGGGTGTTTGTATGCTGGGGCGATCGCTATTCCCGCGTATCCACCCCGCCCCAATCAGTCACTTTCCAGACTCGAAGCGATCGCCACAGATGCGGAAGTAAAAGTAGCTTTCACAACTTCTTCTCTATTAGTATATTTAGAAAGCCGCTTTGACGAAAATCCAGAATTGGCAAGAAGGATGCATTTGTTAGCTACTGATAATATTGCCAGTGACCTGGGAGCAGACTGGCAAAAACCGACACTCAGCAGCGATACCCTGGCTTTTCTCCAATACACTTCTGGATCTACGGGGACACCGAAGGGGGTGATGATCGCTCATAGCAATTTGATGCACAATTTGGCTATGAGCCATAAGTCAGGAGAGTTGACCTCCAATAGCCGGACGGTGACTTGGTTGCCATTCGGTCACAATACAGGGTTAATCGTTGGAGTTATACAGCCTGTTTACAGTGATTTCCCAGTTACGATCATGTCGCCACTGGACTTCCTACAAAAGCCTTTGCGCTGGCTAATGGCGATTTCCCGTTACAAAGCGACTCAAAGCCTTGCCCCCAATTTTGCTTATGACATGGCTTGTTTCCAGACAACTGCCGAACAACGGGCAATGCTTGACTTGAGCAGTTGGGAATTGGCTGTTAGCGGTGCTGAACCAGTTCGTGCAGAAACTATTGAGCGGTTTGTCGCCACCTTTACTCAGTGTGGCTTTCGCCGAGAGGCATTTAATCCCGGCTACGGTATGGCTGAGAGCGTTGTCGGTATTTCTTTGGGTTTAAAAAAACAGCCAGCTGTAATCCAAAACATTGAGAAGGCAGCATTTGAGCAAAACCGAGTTGTCGTAGCGGTTGGTGAAAGCGAAAGTACCCAAAAAATCGTGGGTTGTGGTCGCACTTGGTTGGACCAGAAAATCCTGATCGTTAACCCTGAATCCTTAATCCAATGTCCACCCGAAGAAGTGGGAGAGATTTGGGTGTCAAGTCCGAGTGTTGCTCAAGGTTACTGGAATCGACCTGACGCAACCAAGGAAACCTTTCACGGTTACTTAGCAGATACCAATGAAGGACCATTTTTGCGTACTGGCGATTTGGGATTTTTGCTTGATAAAGAGTTGTTTGTTACGGGTCGTCTTAAAGACCTAATCATTATTCGGGGTCGTAACCATTATCCTCAAGATATTGAGTTTACCGTAGAAAAAAGCCATCCCGCACTCCAACCTAGCTGTAGTGCAGCATTTTCAGTGGAAGTGGAGAGTGAGGAGCGATTAGTTATTGCTTGTGAAGTTAAACAGACTTATCTAGAAAAGCTGAATGTGGATCAGGTAGTTGCAGCCATCCGTCAAGCGGTGTCGCAGCAGCATGATTTACAAGTTTATGCTGTCCTGCTGCTAAATACAGGGAGTATTCCAAAGACTGGCAGTAATAAGATTCAGCGCCATGCTTGTCGGGTGGGGTTTTTGGATGGTAGCTTGGATGTGGTGGCTAGCAGCATCCACAAAGAATTTAATGTTATCGAAAGACAAGTCTTCCCAGAGCGAAAAGCGCTGTTGGACACTTCACCAGAAAAGCGTCAGGGGTTGCTGAAATCTCATCTTCAGAATCTGATCTCGAAGATTCTGACAGTAGATCCATCCCAGTTAGACTGGCAGCAGCCTTTAACCAGTATGGGACTCGACTCACTCATGGTGATTGAACTGACAAATCTTCTCGAACAGAGCCTAGGATGCTCCCTTGGTTCAACGGTGATATTTGACTATCCAACTGTGGAAGCGCTTGTTGATTATCTGGTAAAAAAAGTGCTTTCCTCAGAGCCTTCCGAAAGCTCTCAGGCAGAATTACCTCAAGATGATAAGCCAGAAGCTTTGTCTTATTCTGCTTTAGTGGCGATTCAGTCGGGCGGTTCAAAACCTCCTTTCTTCTGCGTGCCTGGGAGTGTAGGAACTACATTCTATTTGCATACTTTAGCACTTCACCTCGGTCAAGACCAACCTTTTTACGGTCTGCAAGCACTTGGACTTGATGATGAAGCACAGCCTTACACAAAAATTGAGGAAATAGCTGCTCACTACATCGAAGCATTACAAAGCATTCAGCCGCAGGGACCATACTTTCTCGGAGGTCATTCCTTCGGTGGTAAGGTGGCGTTCGAGATATCTCAGCAGTTGCTTTCATCTGGGCATCAGGTAGCTTTACTTGCAGTTTTAGACATCCCAGCACCACTTCCCAATCAGCCGATACGTGTTGATTGGGATGATATTCAATGCATGGTTGAGCTTGCCAGTTTATTTGGACGCCTGCTAGGAAAAAAACTGGAGGTATCGTACAATGACCTCGCTCTCCTTGCTCCAGACGAGCAAGTGAATTATGTAGTGGAGCAGTTGAAAATAGTTAATGTGCTGCCTTCTGAGGCAGGGACAAAACAAGTGCGTGGCTTAGTGAAAGTTCTCAAGGCTAACCTTCAAGCTATGGCTAATTATATGCCACAGGAGGTCTATCCGACTCGAATTGCTTTCTTCCGAGCCAACGAGGTTCATCCTTGGGATGCTGCTACTTGGCTTTCTGATGAGGTTCTTAGAGATTCGACTTTCGGCTGGAGCCAGCTTTCTATCGAAGCAGTGGACATCCATTTCGTTCCGGGCGACCATGTAACGATGATGGTTGAACCCCACGTCCAGATTCTAGCCGAACGGCTAAGAGTCAGTCTCGAAAGGGCACAGGCTCATGTGCTTGCAAATGAAGTTCCTGCTTCCTAG